The Triplophysa rosa linkage group LG15, Trosa_1v2, whole genome shotgun sequence genome has a segment encoding these proteins:
- the dio3b gene encoding iodothyronine deiodinase 3b, producing MGGAEMLQGSAGVHAARTLKNAAACLMLLPRFLVAAVMLWLLDFLCIRRKVLMKMRETSPDDPPLCVSDSNKMFTLESLRAVWYGHKLDFFKSAHVGGAAPNTEVVPLDDSDRAHRILDYARGKRPLILNFGSCSUPPFMTRLSAYQRVVRQYAEIADSLLVYIEEAHPSDGWVSSDAPYQIPRHRCLEDRLRAARLLDVQGSAVAVDTMDNSSNSAYGAYFERLYILKDQRVVYQGGRGPEGYRLSELRDWLERYRSDVEGSKAVVLHV from the coding sequence ATGGGGGGGGCGGAGATGCTGCAAGGCTCCGCAGGTGTCCACGCGGCGAGGACGCTGAAAAACGCCGCCGCGTGCCTGATGCTGTTGCCCCGCTTCCTCGTGGCCGCCGTGATGCTCTGGCTGCTGGACTTCCTGTGCATCCGGAGGAAGGTGCTGATGAAGATGCGCGAGACGAGTCCCGACGACCCGCCGCTCTGCGTCTCCGACTCCAACAAGATGTTCACGCTCGAGTCGCTGCGCGCCGTGTGGTACGGACACAAGCTGGACTTCTTCAAGTCGGCGCACGTCGGCGGCGCGGCGCCCAACACCGAGGTGGTACCCCTGGACGACAGCGATCGGGCGCACCGGATCCTGGACTACGCTCGCGGCAAGAGACCCCTCATCCTGAACTTCGGCAGCTGCTCCTGACCGCCGTTCATGACGCGCCTGTCGGCGTACCAGCGCGTAGTCCGCCAGTACGCGGAAATCGCGGACTCGCTGCTGGTGTACATCGAGGAGGCGCATCCGTCGGACGGCTGGGTGAGCTCCGACGCGCCCTACCAGATCCCCCGGCACCGCTGCCTAGAGGACAGACTGCGCGCCGCGCGCCTCCTGGACGTGCAGGGCAGCGCCGTGGCCGTGGACACCATGGACAACTCGTCCAACTCGGCGTACGGCGCGTACTTCGAGCGCCTTTACATACTGAAGGACCAGCGGGTCGTGTATCAGGGCGGCAGGGGCCCGGAGGGCTACCGATTATCCGAACTCAGAGACTGGCTAGAGCGCTACCGGAGCGACGTCGAAGGTTCTAAAGCGGTCGTGCTTCACGTTTAG